Below is a genomic region from Armatimonadota bacterium.
GGGCAAGTGGCGGCAGTCTACGGGAAGCCTGACAGGGAAATGGTGCGCAGGTATGCGGAGTTCCTGCTGCGCAACCGCATCGAGTTCACCAGCATCTACCGCAAAACCCCGCCCGACCTCGAGCTCCTGGCTGAGCTGCACCACAATGTGCGGCCCTTCCGCTTCAACATACTGGGCCTCAACCGCTACATGGCCGAGATCAGCCCTCAGGAGTCGGAGCCGCACGTCAGCTTCGTGCTGAGTCAGCTGCGTAACGTTGTGCCGGAGTTGGACAAGAGGGGCCTGCTGAAGTATGCCTACCTGTACGGGTTCGACGAGTTGCCACCGTCCAGGGCGCAGGACATCGCGCGGATTGCCGGCGCCATCCATGGCGAGTTCCCTGAGTTACCGATCCTGACCACTGCCGCAGACCCGGCCTACGGCGCCGATGGGGTCCTGAGTGAGGCGATCGCCGCGTTCTGCCCTGGCGTTGCGAGCTACGATCTCGAGCGTGCGGACCTCGCGCGCGCCAAAGGCAAGAAGGTCTGGTGGTACTTCTGTCAGGGAGCCTACCTCCCGAACATCAACTGGTACCTGCAGTACCCGCTTATTGACGTTCGCATGCTGTTCGGCACGATGGCCGCGCGTTATCGCCCCGACGGAGTGCTCTACTGGTCCATCAATTCCTGGACCAACGGCGGCCTTGCCCGGCCCCTTGAGGGCGGGCCGCTGTTTCCTGACATCGCCCCCGGTTGGAAGGGCGATCACGGGGAGGGCCTGCTGGTGTACCCCGGGCCGGACGGACCGCTGTCTTCGGTGCGGCTTGAGAATGTGCGGGACGGGTTAGAGGATTTTGAGTACTACACGTTGCTCCGCCAACGGGTTCAGGCCCTAGCAGAGATGAAGCAGTTTTCTGATCCCGGGGCCGCCCCACTGCTGCAGTCGGCGCGGCGCTTGATGGCGGTTCGCCCTCACTTGGTGGCAGACAAGACGCGGTTCAGTCGCGACCCGGCGACCCTGAGGGCGGAGCGAGAGCGCATCGCAAGCACGATTGTAGCTCTGGGTGAGTTGCTACGGGCCGAATGAACCGCTTGATGAGTGGATGGGGATCGTGCATCGTCTCAGTACCGGCGAAGCGCAGGCGCACTGACCGACCAGGAAACGAGATGCGCCGCGACCGCGGACCGGAAGGGGATCACAGTGAAGCGTGTGTCAATGGCTGATCGGGGGACAATTGTCGGCGGCGTGTTGCCGTTCGTCCGTGCACGTCTTGGTGCTCTGGCCGTCTGGGCGACAATTCTCGCACCGTTGCCGGCGATTCCGGGTGTTGCAGGAGCCGACGTTGCGCCTCATCCCGAGTGGCGCAACTCGCTGGTCCCGCGCGGCCAGTCAGGCCCGATGCTCACGCTGGCGCAGAGCGGGAAGACCGCCTACACGATCCTGGTTCCGGGACGCCCGACCGGCCCGGAGCAGAAGGCCGCCGAGGATCTCGCGAAGTGGCTTGGCGAGATGACGGGTGCGACCTTCCGCATCGTTCGGGAGCGCCCTGGCTATCGAGTCACAGGACGCGAAATCAGCATCGGAAACACCCGCTTCGCTTTGCGCACCGGGGTCGCGAAACCCGAGACCGACCTCAGCCGCTGCGGTTACAGCATCGCCGTCAGAGGCAGCTCCCTGTTCATCCTGGGCGGGCGGCAGCGCGGGGTCATCAACGGCGTGTACTGCCTGCTGGAGGAGGACCTCGGCTGCCGTTGGTATGCCCCCGGAACGCAGTACATCCCCCGGCGATCTACACTGCGGTTCAGACCCGTTCAGCGCACTTACGTCCCGGCCCTTGAGGACCGCCGCGACCCCTACAACGCCGACACGATGTTTGACGTGGACTGGTCGCTGCGTAACAAGACCCTGGGCGCCTGGGCGAAGGTCCCGCCGGAGTGGGGTGGCCATCCCGGCTGGCCGGGGGCGCATACCTTCCAGCGCTATGTGCCTCCATCGCTCTTCGGCGACCATCCGGAGTACTTCGCCGAAGTGGCCGGCACCAGGAACCCCGCCCAGCCCTGCCTGAGCAACCCGGACGTTCTTGCCCTGGTCATTCGACAAGTGCGCGCCCAACTGCGGGACCGGCCTGAGACGCGAGTACTGGATATCTCGCTCAACGACCTGCCTCCCAGCTCCTACTGCACTTGCCCGGACTGCAAGCGTCTCACCGCGGCAGAGGGTAGCTTCATGGGTCCGCTCCTGCAGTTCATCAACGCAGTGGCGGACGCGATCAAGGATGACTACCCTGAGACCAAAATCAACACCCTCGCCTACCAGGGAACGGTTGCCCCGCCGAGGACAATCAAGCCCCGGCCCAACGTATGCTTCTGGCTCTGCACTGATGCCCGCTGGTCGCGGCTCAATGACTATGTGGGGGACATCGAGGCCATCAGGAAGGCCTTCGAGGGATGGAGCGCCCTGGGAGCCAACATCATCGTCTGGGACTACCCGTCCTCCTTCCATTATCTGCAGATCAACCACAACATGCCGGTCTACCAAAGGAATCTACAATTCTACATCAGGCACGGCGCGACCGGGGTGATGTACCAGTACGCCGATGCGGAGTCTAACCACGGCGCGGACCACAGCTTCATGCTGAGCTGGACCGTCGCGAAACAGATGTGGGACCCATCCCGCGACACGTGTGCGCTGATCCGCGACTTCAACTACGGCTACTATGGGGCCGCCGCGCCGTACATGCAGCAGTACGACGACATGCTGTGGGAGGCGTGGGAGCAGTGGAGCAAGGACAAGAGCCACAGCCCCATTGATCGAGCCTTTGTCGCGCGGGGGTGGAGGCTACTGAAACAAGCGGAAGCGCTGGCGCAGGGCGACGAGGCGCTGACCAAGCGCATCAAGACCGCGCAACTGCCGCTCATGTACACCATGGCAACTTACGGCCCAGGCCAGGACTCCGAGGCGTTGGACCTGGACGACTTCGAGAAAACCGCTCGCGACGCCGGCATGCGCTACATCCACATTGATGGCGCCGGGCCGAACGTGGACCGCTACTTCGCGAAGCTGCGGGAGTTGTTCGCTGTCAAAGTGGACGACATCGGGTGGGTGGAACTGAGCGATGCCTGGCGGTTCGCTCGCGATCCCGGCGATGTGGGACTGGAGCAGCGGTGGTTCGCGGCGGACTTCGACGACACCCAATGGACGACGATCAGCTCGGACCGGGGCTGGGAGGAGCAGGGCTTCGCAGGCTACGACGGATACGGCTGGTACCGGCAGATCGTCGAAGTGCCCGCAGACGTGCTGGCGCGGGATGACCTCAAGATGCTGTTCCTGGCTGTGGACGAGCAGGCGGAGGTGTTCATCAACGGTGAGAAGGTCTTCGAGCACACAACCGCCTCGACGGGTCGGAGCGTGGCGGCGCTCTGGAAGCAGCCTTTCATGTTCGACCCGAAGCCGTGGCTGAAACCGGGGCGCAACGTACTGGCAGTGCGTGTGCATGACTCCACGATGCAGGGAGGCATCTGGCGGCCGCATTACTTCGCCTGGGGCAAGGGCCTGACAGCCGACAACTTCGAGGACGTGGTCAGGATCCGGGGCGAAGCCTCGGGTGCCGCGGGCCGCTGAGACGAGAGGAGACATCTGCCAAGTTATCCCCCACGCCCACCGCGCTTCAAGACGGTACTGAAGTTAGGCCCCGGGCACCGGGCCGGACACTGCGTGAGTACCTGATCACTGTGTGCCGTCAGACAGGGGCGGGAGTGATGAGCTATAAGCAGTTCAGGCCGGAACAGACCGGCGCGACGCCTCACCAGGCGGTGACCCGGTA
It encodes:
- a CDS encoding DUF4838 domain-containing protein codes for the protein MADRGTIVGGVLPFVRARLGALAVWATILAPLPAIPGVAGADVAPHPEWRNSLVPRGQSGPMLTLAQSGKTAYTILVPGRPTGPEQKAAEDLAKWLGEMTGATFRIVRERPGYRVTGREISIGNTRFALRTGVAKPETDLSRCGYSIAVRGSSLFILGGRQRGVINGVYCLLEEDLGCRWYAPGTQYIPRRSTLRFRPVQRTYVPALEDRRDPYNADTMFDVDWSLRNKTLGAWAKVPPEWGGHPGWPGAHTFQRYVPPSLFGDHPEYFAEVAGTRNPAQPCLSNPDVLALVIRQVRAQLRDRPETRVLDISLNDLPPSSYCTCPDCKRLTAAEGSFMGPLLQFINAVADAIKDDYPETKINTLAYQGTVAPPRTIKPRPNVCFWLCTDARWSRLNDYVGDIEAIRKAFEGWSALGANIIVWDYPSSFHYLQINHNMPVYQRNLQFYIRHGATGVMYQYADAESNHGADHSFMLSWTVAKQMWDPSRDTCALIRDFNYGYYGAAAPYMQQYDDMLWEAWEQWSKDKSHSPIDRAFVARGWRLLKQAEALAQGDEALTKRIKTAQLPLMYTMATYGPGQDSEALDLDDFEKTARDAGMRYIHIDGAGPNVDRYFAKLRELFAVKVDDIGWVELSDAWRFARDPGDVGLEQRWFAADFDDTQWTTISSDRGWEEQGFAGYDGYGWYRQIVEVPADVLARDDLKMLFLAVDEQAEVFINGEKVFEHTTASTGRSVAALWKQPFMFDPKPWLKPGRNVLAVRVHDSTMQGGIWRPHYFAWGKGLTADNFEDVVRIRGEASGAAGR
- a CDS encoding DUF4091 domain-containing protein gives rise to the protein MEAIQLVVYSRDRSLHNCQLAGERLAGPGEAFLAAPEVSVVGSFLTGKPGTYPVDYDGWHADVLLPPAPVDIPAGDFQAFWVRIRAPRDQPPGTYRGEVRIRAGSEVTIAFPLAVTVWPFALPERPSLDNALSFDEGQVAAVYGKPDREMVRRYAEFLLRNRIEFTSIYRKTPPDLELLAELHHNVRPFRFNILGLNRYMAEISPQESEPHVSFVLSQLRNVVPELDKRGLLKYAYLYGFDELPPSRAQDIARIAGAIHGEFPELPILTTAADPAYGADGVLSEAIAAFCPGVASYDLERADLARAKGKKVWWYFCQGAYLPNINWYLQYPLIDVRMLFGTMAARYRPDGVLYWSINSWTNGGLARPLEGGPLFPDIAPGWKGDHGEGLLVYPGPDGPLSSVRLENVRDGLEDFEYYTLLRQRVQALAEMKQFSDPGAAPLLQSARRLMAVRPHLVADKTRFSRDPATLRAERERIASTIVALGELLRAE